From Drosophila yakuba strain Tai18E2 chromosome 2L, Prin_Dyak_Tai18E2_2.1, whole genome shotgun sequence, one genomic window encodes:
- the LOC6528272 gene encoding uncharacterized protein LOC6528272 isoform X3, producing MADFHELIVTCIIFLYQITLIIRSIHPLKKDAMLLILHNFLLYYVINMFKHLAQASINSDGPVNTFYYVPLVYEESIASGRHQSWHEVLRTSTWHFFEVLFRHHLALLLPFNLALLVPVRTLQVGLH from the exons ATGGCCGATTTCCATGAGCTTATTGTGACGTGCATTATTTTCCTCTACCAAATTACTTTGATTATC CGATCAATCCACCCCTTAAAGAAGGACGCTATGTTGCTTATTTTGCACAACTTTTTGCTCTACTACGTGATCAATATGTTCAAGCACTTGGCCCAGG CATCGATTAACTCGGACGGACCGGTGAACACATTCTACTACGTACCACTGGTGTATGAAGAAAGCATTGCTTCGGGACGCCATCAGAGTTGGCATGAGGTCCTTAGGACATCCACATGGCACTTCTTTGAGGTCCTTTTTAGGCATCATCTGGCCCTGCTGTTGCCATTTAATTTGGCTCTCCTGGTGCCCGTAAGAA CGCTGCAAGTTGGCCTTCATTAG
- the LOC6528272 gene encoding uncharacterized protein LOC6528272 isoform X2 produces MADFHELIVTCIIFLYQITLIIRSIHPLKKDAMLLILHNFLLYYVINMFKHLAQASINSDGPVNTFYYVPLVYEESIASGRHQSWHEVLRTSTWHFFEVLFRHHLALLLPFNLALLVPRCKLAFISTLVLLSNFVLFVCFASAICQLLLVHGHAHSLRLLTVLCLGPVCQVVLVCRLLGRMWLSQWILV; encoded by the exons ATGGCCGATTTCCATGAGCTTATTGTGACGTGCATTATTTTCCTCTACCAAATTACTTTGATTATC CGATCAATCCACCCCTTAAAGAAGGACGCTATGTTGCTTATTTTGCACAACTTTTTGCTCTACTACGTGATCAATATGTTCAAGCACTTGGCCCAGG CATCGATTAACTCGGACGGACCGGTGAACACATTCTACTACGTACCACTGGTGTATGAAGAAAGCATTGCTTCGGGACGCCATCAGAGTTGGCATGAGGTCCTTAGGACATCCACATGGCACTTCTTTGAGGTCCTTTTTAGGCATCATCTGGCCCTGCTGTTGCCATTTAATTTGGCTCTCCTGGTGCCC CGCTGCAAGTTGGCCTTCATTAGCACACTGGTTCTGTTGTCCAACTTCGTGCTGTTCGTCTGTTTCGCCTCAGCCATTTGTCAGCTCCTGTTGGTccatggccacgcccacagcctGCGCCTCCTCACAGTCCTGTGTTTGGGCCCCGTTTGCCAAGTGGTCCTGGTGTGCCGCCTGCTCGGGCGCATGTGG CTCAGTCAGTGGATTCTTGTTTGA
- the LOC6528273 gene encoding protamine-like protein 99C, with amino-acid sequence MSSDKVNESQSMCNGSWAKSGFLNYMREFLQRNGDMGWIEFAEQGAKSWKNMSEEEKNHYRHMPDAQMGVISMSIEDEKPKALSEMCNHPMGRSMRKSMKSCAKPKKSCTKPRRKAACAKPRAACAKPRRSACPTKEKDKCSRSKCSRPGPVTNNGYLNFVRAFRKKHCDLKPQELIAQAAKAWSKLPEEKKDRYRRMACKVTTSERHKRRRICNPC; translated from the exons ATGAGTTCAGACAAAGTAAACGAAAGCCAGAGCATGTGTAATGGATCGTGGGCAAAGAGCGGATTCTTAAACTACATGCGCGAGTTCCTTCAGCGAAACGGCGATATGGGTTGGATTGAGTTCGCTGAGCAGGGCGCCAAGTCCTGGAAGAATATGAGCGAGGAGGAAAAGAACCACTATCGCCACATGCCCGATGCTCAAATGGGCGTCATTTCCATGAGCATAGAAGATGAAAAGCCCAAAGCTCTCAGCGAAATGTGCAACCATCCAATGGGCCGTTCCATGCGCAAGTCCATGAAATCCTGTGCGAAGCCAAAGAAGTCCTGTACCAAACCGCGTCGAAAGGCCGCGTGTGCCAAGCCGCGGGCAGCGTGTGCGAAGCCCAGGCGATCCGCTTGTCCCACCAAGGAGAAGGACAAGTGTTCCAGGTCGAAGTGCAGCAGGCCGGGTCCAGTCACCAATAATGGCTATTTGAATTTTGTGCGAGCATTCCGCAAGAAGCACTGTGACCTCAAGCCCCAAGAATTGATCGCGCAGGCCGCTAAAGCCTGGTCCAAGCTACCCGAGGAAAAAAAGGATCGATACCGCCGCATg GCTTGCAAGGTCACCACTAGCGAGCGCCACAAGCGCCGTCGTATCTGCAACCCCTGCTAA
- the LOC6528272 gene encoding uncharacterized protein LOC6528272 isoform X1 — MADFHELIVTCIIFLYQITLIIRSIHPLKKDAMLLILHNFLLYYVINMFKHLAQASINSDGPVNTFYYVPLVYEESIASGRHQSWHEVLRTSTWHFFEVLFRHHLALLLPFNLALLVPRCKLAFISTLVLLSNFVLFVCFASAICQLLLVHGHAHSLRLLTVLCLGPVCQVVLVCRLLGRMWSVDSCLRHEI, encoded by the exons ATGGCCGATTTCCATGAGCTTATTGTGACGTGCATTATTTTCCTCTACCAAATTACTTTGATTATC CGATCAATCCACCCCTTAAAGAAGGACGCTATGTTGCTTATTTTGCACAACTTTTTGCTCTACTACGTGATCAATATGTTCAAGCACTTGGCCCAGG CATCGATTAACTCGGACGGACCGGTGAACACATTCTACTACGTACCACTGGTGTATGAAGAAAGCATTGCTTCGGGACGCCATCAGAGTTGGCATGAGGTCCTTAGGACATCCACATGGCACTTCTTTGAGGTCCTTTTTAGGCATCATCTGGCCCTGCTGTTGCCATTTAATTTGGCTCTCCTGGTGCCC CGCTGCAAGTTGGCCTTCATTAGCACACTGGTTCTGTTGTCCAACTTCGTGCTGTTCGTCTGTTTCGCCTCAGCCATTTGTCAGCTCCTGTTGGTccatggccacgcccacagcctGCGCCTCCTCACAGTCCTGTGTTTGGGCCCCGTTTGCCAAGTGGTCCTGGTGTGCCGCCTGCTCGGGCGCATGTGG TCAGTGGATTCTTGTTTGAGGCATGAAATTTGA